gtcctaGACACCCCCATGGTCCCTCACTATCACGTATGACAGTGCTCCAGGTCTGAGACGTTGCTGTTGCAGTATCGCATGTTGTTGGGGATGTGGCAGTCTGTGTAGTTAATGCCCCCGTTTGGGGTATAAATGGGCTGCAGTCTGAAATCTCCTTTAAGGAGCTGATCATTATTTAAGGAGACAATCTGGAAGCTGGTTTCCGTCATCTCCAGGATGGAGTTGTCCTTCTTGGTCCCTGCCTCACAGTAGTCATCTTTCCGACGGCCCCGGTTATATTTCCACTTCTGGGAGGTGTAACGACCTTTTTTGTGCATGTGCCAGCAAAAAATGCTGAGCAAGACCACGAGGACAAATATCACTGCACCCCCAATCAACCCTGCCAGCAGAAATGGGGAGCCTAGGTTCTGAGAAGTTGTCTGCTCATGGCTGGAAGGGATGTTGCTGCCATTGAAAAAGGAAGCCTTGGTTGTGGCTTCTGAACAGACAGTGTCTTCTCCAGTTCCGTAGTTGTTATAAGTATCCAGTGGAACCAAACAAATCCGGTAAGTGGATTTGGGCTCCAGATTTACCAAGCTTGATTGCTGCTTCTCACCACTAATTATTCGTTCATGAACAATTCCCCCTACTAGACTATGGCCCATTTTAACCCATGTGAGTTTATATGCCATCACGGTAAAAAGTGACATCCAATTGACTTGGATGCAAGTGTCATTCACAAAATGGATGGAGAGCTGAATCCATTCAGACAAAGGAGGTGTCACCCTTTCTCTGTCCTCCCTGTCAGGCACAGTGGGTAGTGTGGCTATGATGGGAGTGAGAGGATTATATTTACTACTTGAGGGAGGAAATGATGGGCTGGGAACTAATGTAGTCGGCATGGTTGTAGCTGGGACTGGGGTGATGATAAGTGGTAGACCAGGGGTGGTGGTGGGGCATGACAACATATTCATATTGAGCTCCCTGACTGCCATACCTCGGACCTGCTCTGGTCCCTGGCACATAAAACCACGTACATTGATGGAAGCAGGAATAAATTTGAGCCATTCAGTGACCCACTTAATGCTGCAGTCACATAACCAGGGATTATTCCTTACAGTGAGTTGTCTCAGGTTATGGAGATTATCAAATACTCCCTTTGCCAACATGCGAAGCTGATTGTTGGAAATATCAAGACGTTCCAGTTTGCGGAGGTTTGAAAAGGCTGTAAGTGGTATATGGGTTATCTGGTTGTCCTGCAAGTAAAGTCTTAGCAGATGTGTACCTGGAAGATCAGGAGGAGGGTAAGTCAGTGAATTCCGAACTATTGAGAATTCCTTGAGCTTGGAGAGATGGCTAAAAGTGCCTTCAGCTATGCCTTTATTAGTGAGGAGATTACCATCCACGATCAGACGCTCCAGACTTGTAAGATTCTGGAAGGCCAGGTCTGAAATGACGGCAATTCGGTTTTCATCTACACGAAGTTCTTGTAAGTCCAGCGGAAGGCCTACTGGCACGCTGCTTAAGTGATTCTTGGACAAGAACAGAAGCTTGAGGCTGATGGCTTCCTGGAATGCCCCATCCTCAACACCAACAGTGGAGATGGAGTTGTCATCCAGGTGCAGTTCTTCCAGCTTCAAAAGCTGAGCAAGAGCAGCACGTGAAATGGTCTGAATGTTGTTTTCCTGCAGGTGGAGAACCCGGACATTCTTGGGCAGGTTCATGGGGAATTCATCCAATTGATTGCCATACAGGTAGACTGTGTGCACAGACTGGACATTGTGCAACTCTGCAGGAAATCCAGCATTATTAATTTGGTTATTATGGAGGTAGAGGACGGTTACACCCTCTGGTATCCCAAGAGGCACTGAGGTCAAGCTTCGTTCATTACAGTAGACAAAGTTTCGGTCACAGCGGCAAACTTTTGGGCAGGCCAAAGTTTTGGAGACCTGTATGTAGAGCCCCAGGGAAAAGATAAGCCATGATTTCATGAGAAGAGCCCAATCTGTGGGCCACATTTTAGTCCACAAACCCATTtctaatttaaagaaataaagtagCAAAGTGTTTAAGAACTGATAACAATAATAATGCACAGGTAACGAAATCTCAGGTTGTTAAAATTGGCTTCTATTTATGTCCAGTGTTCAGGCCAGAGTTAAAGTCCTGGAGGCTAAGCATAAAATAATCCTTTTATAATCAGCCTACCTCCTACTTCTGATAAGGAAAACACAGTCTTATTAGCCAGGGTTACAATGTTTGTTGCCTTCCTCCTTGTGCGCTGAAAGAGCCAGTAGCCATGTCTTTGCAAATGAACAACAGGTTACTTCAAAGCTACCAAAAGTCTCTGTGCTTGGAGGGGTATTTCACTGAAGTCTGCTGGCTTCTGTCAGCTTTCTGAAGTCAGCAAAGTCCTCATATTCACTATCTGCCAGATCTGGTCTGCCtgtaaaaggaaagagaaaagaaaaagctgaataGCATGAAATGTTTAATAGGGAAGATCAAGCCCATTAGAAGACTATTCTAAGTCTGAGCTCTTTATGgatttcagggggaaaaaaagagaaaaaaaggcattaataTTAAACATTAGCTTAATATTACTGCTAAATAGTCTTGAAATAGATTTGATGCAAAGTCATTGCAATGACTGAAGGACTTTCAGTGATTTCAGTGAAGGCTAGATCTATTACTTTCATTTACATACTATACTTCCTGTCTTTGTCCTCTATTAGTCTGTTTAAAATTTTagaacaaaaaacaacccaaaaaactAAACCATTTAAAGGGAAATTTTTGCTCaggtaattatttttcttttgcagaacCACTGACTTCAATGACTACTATTCACTGATGCCTGACAGAATAGACTCTGGGCTGTATTCTTTAATCACACTCTATGTTTTCGTCATTTTCTACCAGACTCTGGAATATTCTGCTTCTATTTCTGTAATACCATTACATATATTGTCCAAATTAATGAACACTGCCAGATTATTTTGCCTTGCTCTAGTGAATTAGAGACTTATGAGGAGAGTCTTTTAAATAAGCATGGTAGTCCAAGAAAGTAAGATACCCTGCTGTAAGACATGTACTTGTTAAAACTATCATCTTGATATTGGTTCTGATGTGAACTGTGCTGTCAATAGATTTCACAACTTGCTTTCCACTAAAGGAAACAAGCTCACATATGTTAAGTTATTGTTTTAGGAGATAACTCAAACTATGGCAGTTTTGCAGAACACTTCCTTTGAAACCATAAAGGTTAGATATGGCTTTTAATTTTGCTACACAGTTATCTGTGAATGGCTACATAAACAAGTGTGTTAACTTTAGTACAGCTGAGTTCTTTAATGTGTATTTTCAGCTTGTAAGCATACTTTTTATGTTTCCAGCTACTATTTATTATTCAGATTTATAACTAAACATTCCCACTCTCTAAAGCATGCAATgaaaggtaccttgttgtttGATGTTGTCTTGTTATATGTTGTTTCCAATTATTGTCGCCCCCTCCCCCCACATATGCACAGCTGGACCTAATATCAACCATGACAAGTACAAAGATTGGGCAAATCTCAGGGTCTTCAATTGCAGTGACATAAGCACAGTCATTTTCCAGATTTTGTTTATCCAGATCAAAGCTCAGGCTAGGATTTCAACAAAATAGAATTTCAGCGAACAAAAATCCTGTTTCTTAATGGTGGCTgctttttagtatttttattatgatatttatatttatatttatttaaacaaattaaGAACATCCAGGtcattcagaaagaaaattactttgtgGTACATAAAACATTGTTTGTCTGATACAGCTGTGCAGTTTATAACATGTCCCTGATGCTACTTTTAGGAATCTTATGGACTAGTAGTGTAGAAAGCATCCTTGGGAGTCAAACTAATATAACCCTTCAACCTTGCACTTGCAGATTACTGTATTTATTTAGAGCATCATTGGGTATCAGCATCAAGGTTCAAACTAGAGATAAAATAGTGAGACCCTGAAAAATCCTGTTTATCCCTatgaattaaaattttaaagatatGTAAATGTAATACTGTATTACAGCCTATAATGTATTGTCCTTTGATAGAAACAGTAAGATCAGGTACCCCACTGTTCATGGTTTTCTATTTCACAGGCATATTTCAGTCAAGACTGATTTCTTTTCAATTATGCCAGATGACGTGATGCTGTAGAGAAACCCTTAACAGGATTACATTCTAACATGAGCCTGAGTGTGACAGTTTATCTGCCTTTAATATGGCCTGGCTCCCATCTAGATCATAGTGCTCTGATCGGTCATGacactttcttttaaaatgagaatGGATATGCAGAGCATCCTCTGAGTTGCTTGGGACCACAGAGAGTAATAATAGTTGTTCTCTCACTTTCCCGTCATCATCAGAGAGAGAAAGCCTGTACCTCCTAACAGATCCAATACCCTGCACTCAGCCCGCTTCCGATTCTAAGTCCAGTCACTGATTAAGCTTTATTTCACTCCCAGGTATAATAGAAAGCCCAGCTGAGAACATGTAGCCACAGGCAGCTGCAGTTCCTGGTTTGTTGGGAATCTCCTAAAAAGGGACTGTCACATTAAAAATGATTCATGCATCTGCCTCATTTGAGTACTCTGTCCAGTGTACCTCTCACCTAAGTAGATGTGGCACCTGAATTAAAGATTTCAGTAATGATTCAAACACATTAGGTCAAGCACACAGCCTTTCTCATTAGATATTGCAAGAAAAAGAGCTTTGATTCGACAGTTACTTAAGCAGATTGTGgagtttctctcctttttttgttACATGTATTTTGTTATTAGAAATCTGTTAAAACTTTCCTAATGTTTTCTTAACTCGTGATGGAGAGAAAGGTAGTCCTCTTATTAGTGCCAGTATCTTAAACTCAAGATATCAGTCCATAATAAACTGATACAATAAAAATCAGTAAAGATTATATGTACTTGGGACTACTCTTGGTTGCACTAAGCATAATAACAAGGACGTATGTAACTAGATATTTATGACTTCATGGTTGACTGTGgtgtggcagaggcaaagaaTGAGGAAGCAAGAATAAAACTGAATGcatttaaataacttttttggGAAGCATTTTACTTCAGTAGTCTTTTACAATTGCTTAATACTAACTTAAAATAGGGCTCATAGTTGTTGTACTTTTCAGCATATCCCTGGGACCCTAATGCAAAAGTGAGTTCTGTCTCCATGTCAGAAATCTCTGTGCCAAAGACATTAAAAAGATTGATGAGTTGAAAACCTGCTTGATTAACAAAAAAAGAatctttttgaaggaaaaaaattgtgtgtAAACTCCAAAGGGCTAGAAAAGTGTAAGCAGTTTTTTCTTCAGTAAACTGCCAAAACTGAAGGCAGGTAGTCACTCAGCTTCCCCTCTCCTTACCATTCCTGGCATGCTGGCTTCCTAAAGCAAGCTCTGTTTTCAATATGACTGCAAATACTAAATTGAGTGTCTCTGCAAATTTACTGATTTtttcagaaatagaaatttgGAAGTGGAGGAATTAAAGGCATTCCTTAGCTATTATAATTGTAAATCTTGGGAGGTGACTGAGAAGCTGTAGGTGGCAGTAACTTTGCTTATTTGAAGTCTGAAAGTTCTATAAACCAGTCTAGGtagaaaaaaaggcaagtgtCACAATTAACTTAAAAGGTAAGAAATCATCAAGCAAATACCTCAATAATAACGCATCTGTC
This window of the Anomalospiza imberbis isolate Cuckoo-Finch-1a 21T00152 chromosome 6, ASM3175350v1, whole genome shotgun sequence genome carries:
- the FLRT2 gene encoding leucine-rich repeat transmembrane protein FLRT2, whose amino-acid sequence is MGLWTKMWPTDWALLMKSWLIFSLGLYIQVSKTLACPKVCRCDRNFVYCNERSLTSVPLGIPEGVTVLYLHNNQINNAGFPAELHNVQSVHTVYLYGNQLDEFPMNLPKNVRVLHLQENNIQTISRAALAQLLKLEELHLDDNSISTVGVEDGAFQEAISLKLLFLSKNHLSSVPVGLPLDLQELRVDENRIAVISDLAFQNLTSLERLIVDGNLLTNKGIAEGTFSHLSKLKEFSIVRNSLTYPPPDLPGTHLLRLYLQDNQITHIPLTAFSNLRKLERLDISNNQLRMLAKGVFDNLHNLRQLTVRNNPWLCDCSIKWVTEWLKFIPASINVRGFMCQGPEQVRGMAVRELNMNMLSCPTTTPGLPLIITPVPATTMPTTLVPSPSFPPSSSKYNPLTPIIATLPTVPDREDRERVTPPLSEWIQLSIHFVNDTCIQVNWMSLFTVMAYKLTWVKMGHSLVGGIVHERIISGEKQQSSLVNLEPKSTYRICLVPLDTYNNYGTGEDTVCSEATTKASFFNGSNIPSSHEQTTSQNLGSPFLLAGLIGGAVIFVLVVLLSIFCWHMHKKGRYTSQKWKYNRGRRKDDYCEAGTKKDNSILEMTETSFQIVSLNNDQLLKGDFRLQPIYTPNGGINYTDCHIPNNMRYCNSNVSDLEHCHT